A DNA window from Capnocytophaga sp. ARDL2 contains the following coding sequences:
- a CDS encoding TIGR00730 family Rossman fold protein, with the protein MINEEDLIKESFVQKSWNEIKSNDSWAIFKIMSEFVNGYEKMGRIGPCVSIFGSARVQPDNPYYKLTEEIAFKISKAGYGIISGGGPGIMEAANKGAHIGQGASVGLNIDLPFEKNHNPYIDRDKNLQFDYFFVRKVMFVKYSQGFVVMPGGFGTLDELFEAITLIQTKKIGKFPIILVGSSFWSGLIDWIKTTLRDEYTMISPEDMNLIKIVDSADEVVEIIDTFYKKYNLSPNF; encoded by the coding sequence ATGATAAACGAAGAAGATTTAATCAAAGAGAGTTTTGTACAAAAAAGTTGGAACGAAATAAAAAGCAACGACTCGTGGGCGATTTTTAAAATCATGAGCGAATTTGTCAATGGGTACGAAAAAATGGGTCGAATTGGCCCGTGTGTTTCGATTTTTGGATCAGCGAGAGTTCAACCAGACAATCCCTATTACAAACTCACAGAGGAAATTGCTTTCAAAATTTCAAAAGCAGGTTATGGAATTATTTCTGGTGGAGGTCCAGGGATTATGGAAGCTGCAAATAAAGGAGCTCATATTGGGCAAGGAGCATCTGTAGGATTGAATATTGATTTGCCTTTTGAGAAAAATCACAATCCGTATATAGACAGAGATAAAAATTTACAATTTGACTATTTCTTTGTGCGAAAAGTAATGTTTGTAAAATATTCGCAAGGTTTTGTTGTGATGCCTGGCGGATTTGGAACGCTCGACGAATTATTTGAAGCAATCACACTGATTCAGACCAAAAAGATTGGAAAATTTCCTATTATTTTGGTAGGAAGTAGCTTTTGGAGCGGATTGATTGATTGGATAAAAACCACATTGAGAGATGAATATACTATGATTTCGCCCGAAGATATGAATTTGATAAAAATCGTAGATTCAGCTGATGAAGTTGTAGAAATCATTGATACATTTTACAAAAAATACAATTTGAGTCCGAATTTTTAA
- a CDS encoding lipoprotein signal peptidase: MNLKKSFIVIFIVLLIDQWSKIYIKTNFQLHEFVNVFGLEWFKIQFIENDGMAWGMEIPGNYGKLILTTFRILTVAVIFYWLNKSIKEKAHFALPLALSFIIAGAVGNILDSIFYGVIFDHSYGQVATMFAENPYGTWFYGKVVDMLYFPIWHGDLPNWLPFWGGKPFTFFNAIFNVADVAINIGVILMILFNGKIFKK, encoded by the coding sequence ATGAATTTAAAAAAGTCGTTTATAGTTATTTTTATTGTATTATTGATTGATCAATGGTCAAAAATATATATTAAAACCAATTTCCAGCTGCATGAGTTTGTAAATGTATTTGGATTGGAATGGTTTAAAATTCAATTTATTGAAAATGATGGTATGGCTTGGGGAATGGAAATTCCGGGTAATTATGGTAAATTGATTTTGACTACTTTTAGAATTCTTACAGTAGCCGTAATATTTTACTGGTTAAACAAATCTATCAAAGAAAAAGCACATTTTGCTTTGCCATTAGCTCTTTCGTTTATCATTGCAGGAGCAGTTGGAAATATTTTAGATTCTATTTTTTACGGAGTTATTTTTGATCATAGTTATGGACAAGTGGCGACTATGTTTGCCGAAAATCCTTATGGAACTTGGTTTTATGGAAAAGTTGTTGATATGTTGTATTTTCCAATTTGGCATGGGGATTTGCCTAATTGGTTACCTTTTTGGGGTGGTAAACCATTTACTTTTTTCAATGCTATTTTCAATGTGGCCGATGTGGCTATTAATATTGGTGTGATTTTAATGATACTTTTCAACGGAAAAATATTTAAAAAATAA
- the sppA gene encoding signal peptide peptidase SppA, with translation MNFFKNVLSTIVGLILFTFIGFFLIILFFGIASMSSSSGSTKPVANNSVLKLDLSNIDKDYGGSVYIEDFDYKEKNKYDFYNVLNAIDYAKDDSKIKGISIENNSTSIGIAQRQALREKLEEFKKTGKFVLAYANHYSQAEYYLNSVADTIFINPMGGVDFKGLSTELLYMKNLQNYTGIEMQVIRHGKYKSAVEPFLQQEMSPENKLQNTELLYSIWNELVADISSSRKISIETLNEIADNQNARTAQLALEHKMVDKIAYLDEYKSSLKNALNISDSKDLKEIDIEDYVYNVKNNSSKENNQIAVIFAQGDIRGGEGSSDYIGEISINRSLEKARKNDEIKAVVLRIDSPGGSALTSELIWREIELTKKVKPVIVSMGNTAASGGYYIACNADYIFAEPTTITGSIGVYGMIPNAEKLGDKIGITSHQIGTHINSVGMSLFTPLSENEKKYLTENIEFIYDTFLERVAKGRNMTTEEVHEVAQGRVWTGTMALQHKLVDKLGSLDEAIQFAANKVGVENYKVTTHPTYKIKFADFLNSYFRLSTQNSIKESLINEIGLENYKMLEQINYIKKTDQIQAILPYKFEI, from the coding sequence ATGAATTTCTTTAAAAATGTATTGTCAACCATCGTTGGTTTGATTCTTTTTACTTTTATCGGTTTTTTCCTCATCATCCTCTTTTTTGGGATTGCGAGTATGTCATCAAGTAGCGGCTCTACTAAACCTGTTGCCAATAATAGTGTGCTAAAATTAGACCTTTCCAACATAGATAAAGATTATGGTGGCTCTGTTTATATAGAAGATTTTGACTATAAAGAAAAAAATAAATATGATTTTTATAATGTACTCAATGCGATCGACTACGCAAAAGATGATTCTAAAATCAAGGGGATTTCAATCGAAAATAATAGTACATCGATTGGAATAGCTCAAAGACAGGCGTTGAGAGAAAAATTGGAAGAGTTTAAAAAAACAGGAAAATTTGTCTTGGCTTACGCCAATCATTATTCGCAAGCAGAGTATTATCTAAATTCTGTTGCGGATACTATTTTTATCAATCCAATGGGAGGAGTTGACTTTAAAGGACTGTCAACAGAATTGTTGTATATGAAAAATTTGCAAAACTATACCGGAATAGAAATGCAAGTAATCAGACATGGAAAATACAAATCTGCTGTCGAACCTTTTCTACAGCAAGAAATGAGCCCTGAAAACAAATTACAAAACACAGAATTGTTGTATTCTATTTGGAATGAACTAGTTGCTGACATTTCTTCTTCAAGAAAAATTTCGATTGAAACACTAAATGAAATTGCCGACAATCAGAATGCAAGAACAGCTCAATTGGCATTAGAACACAAAATGGTAGACAAAATAGCCTATTTAGACGAATATAAAAGTTCGTTGAAAAACGCGTTAAACATTTCAGATTCAAAAGATTTGAAAGAAATTGATATTGAGGATTATGTTTATAATGTAAAAAACAATTCTTCGAAAGAAAATAATCAAATTGCGGTAATTTTTGCTCAAGGAGATATCAGAGGAGGCGAAGGAAGTTCTGATTATATTGGTGAAATTTCTATCAATCGCTCTTTGGAAAAAGCAAGAAAAAATGACGAAATTAAAGCCGTTGTTTTGAGAATTGATTCACCGGGTGGTAGTGCTTTGACCTCAGAATTGATTTGGAGAGAAATCGAATTGACTAAAAAAGTAAAACCAGTAATTGTTTCTATGGGTAATACTGCCGCATCAGGTGGGTACTACATCGCTTGTAACGCAGATTATATTTTTGCTGAGCCTACAACTATCACAGGTTCGATTGGTGTGTATGGAATGATTCCTAATGCTGAAAAATTAGGAGATAAAATAGGTATTACTTCTCATCAAATCGGAACACATATAAACTCTGTTGGTATGTCATTATTTACACCTCTTTCGGAAAATGAAAAGAAATATTTGACAGAAAATATCGAATTTATATACGACACTTTCTTGGAAAGAGTGGCTAAAGGGAGAAATATGACTACCGAAGAGGTACACGAAGTTGCCCAAGGAAGAGTCTGGACAGGAACTATGGCTTTGCAACACAAATTGGTTGACAAATTAGGTAGTCTTGACGAAGCAATCCAATTTGCAGCAAATAAAGTGGGTGTAGAAAATTATAAAGTTACTACACACCCAACCTACAAAATAAAATTTGCAGATTTTTTGAATTCATATTTTAGACTTTCTACTCAAAATAGTATCAAAGAATCATTGATAAATGAAATTGGATTAGAAAACTATAAAATGTTGGAGCAAATCAACTATATAAAAAAAACTGATCAAATTCAAGCAATTTTACCTTACAAATTTGAGATATAA
- a CDS encoding 5-formyltetrahydrofolate cyclo-ligase, producing the protein MNKNQVRQLFKDKRKQLTADEITEKSIAIANQLLKLNIWDKEYYHVFLTIERLMEIETESILTLLMAKEKSIVVSRTDIDKGEMKHYLLNEETKLKESDWGILEPISGQLVPSKKIDVVFVPLLGYDKKGNRVGYGKGFYDRFLKQTTAEALLIGLSFFEPIDGEILMEETDVPMGIVVTPDNIIYCE; encoded by the coding sequence ATGAATAAAAATCAGGTTAGACAATTATTTAAGGACAAAAGAAAGCAATTGACTGCTGATGAAATTACAGAAAAAAGTATTGCTATTGCCAATCAATTGTTGAAATTGAATATTTGGGATAAAGAATATTACCACGTTTTTTTGACTATCGAACGATTGATGGAAATTGAAACCGAAAGTATATTGACATTGTTGATGGCAAAGGAAAAATCAATAGTCGTTTCTCGTACTGATATCGATAAAGGAGAAATGAAACATTATTTGCTAAACGAAGAGACCAAGTTGAAAGAAAGTGATTGGGGGATTTTAGAGCCAATTTCAGGTCAGTTGGTACCAAGTAAAAAGATTGATGTCGTATTCGTTCCTTTATTAGGATATGATAAAAAAGGAAATAGAGTAGGGTATGGAAAAGGATTTTATGATAGGTTTTTGAAACAAACTACTGCTGAAGCATTATTAATAGGATTGTCATTCTTTGAGCCTATAGATGGTGAGATTTTGATGGAAGAGACAGATGTACCTATGGGAATAGTTGTGACACCTGATAATATAATTTACTGTGAATAA
- a CDS encoding arginase family protein — MENFIYFNDNHLESIVSKREGETKFGEKVKLKPTEQSLEAFLKETSALFVVYAIKESIGVAANLGRTGTETAFDVAIKNLLNIQHNVLCKGSWVSILGTFDFSELQQQAENDNIDKLRKKVSLIDKQITFLNTQIIKAGKIPIIIGGGHNNAYGHIKGLSLAKNQSVNAVNFDAHTDFRALEGRHSGNGFSYAFEEGFLDRYFIFGLHENYTSKNIFKTLKENSDRLQYVSYEAMEIRSEKKFNEQLLLAKQFIKNKPFGIELDLDAIESVASSAVTPSGYHSKQARQFVHTMGGHDKASYLHLCEGAPSLDSTQPSTVGKLIAYLITDFIKARK, encoded by the coding sequence ATGGAAAATTTCATATATTTCAACGATAATCACCTTGAATCGATTGTATCAAAACGCGAGGGTGAAACCAAATTTGGTGAAAAAGTAAAACTAAAACCCACCGAACAATCGTTAGAGGCTTTTTTGAAAGAAACCTCTGCACTGTTTGTGGTATATGCCATCAAAGAAAGTATCGGAGTAGCGGCAAATTTGGGTCGCACTGGTACGGAAACCGCTTTTGATGTTGCCATAAAAAATTTACTCAACATACAGCACAACGTACTTTGCAAAGGTTCGTGGGTGAGTATATTGGGGACATTTGATTTTTCAGAATTACAACAACAAGCCGAAAACGACAACATCGACAAATTGCGAAAAAAAGTGAGCTTAATCGACAAGCAGATTACCTTTCTCAATACACAAATCATCAAAGCAGGAAAAATTCCCATCATCATTGGAGGTGGACACAACAATGCTTACGGACATATCAAAGGTTTGTCTTTGGCAAAAAATCAATCAGTAAACGCTGTCAATTTCGATGCTCACACAGATTTTAGAGCCTTGGAAGGCAGACACAGTGGTAATGGATTTTCTTATGCGTTTGAAGAGGGATTTTTAGACCGCTATTTCATCTTTGGTTTACACGAAAATTATACATCAAAAAATATTTTCAAAACACTAAAAGAAAACAGCGACCGTTTGCAATATGTTTCGTACGAAGCGATGGAAATACGAAGTGAAAAGAAGTTCAACGAACAACTTTTATTAGCAAAACAATTTATCAAAAATAAACCGTTTGGTATTGAGTTAGACTTAGATGCAATCGAGAGCGTTGCCAGTAGTGCAGTAACCCCTTCAGGTTATCACAGCAAACAAGCACGACAATTTGTACACACCATGGGTGGCCACGACAAGGCGAGTTATTTGCACCTTTGCGAAGGAGCTCCAAGTCTAGATAGCACTCAGCCAAGTACAGTAGGTAAACTCATCGCTTATTTGATAACGGATTTTATAAAAGCAAGAAAATAA
- a CDS encoding Fic family protein, translated as MSRLIILIGSRMYNWQFKDWGNFSYNESVIDPYLTDILLNLGEINGLSSNLPFDIQQETLMNIMISEAQKTSEIEGEFFSREDIFSSLKKHMGFSENQLIIKDKKAQNIAKLTLDVRKNFAEPLSEDLVKKWHFILMENSSYVQAGEYRTSDEQMQIVSGKWGNETVHFIAPPSHQVPIEMKNFINWYQNFKTSPKDVKQILIKTSIAHLYFESIHPFEDGNGRIGRAIIEKCMFECFQNPLFISISTAIENNKKAYYTHLKKASKTLEITEWIVFFVELFLSAQNHAKSTIQLVLNKSSFLDKHALNLNERQLKVVLKMFDLGWRNFEGGMSAKKYMSITKTSKATATRDLQDMVAKGVLQMNGSGRSIRYFLAVE; from the coding sequence TTGAGCCGATTAATCATTTTAATTGGCTCACGAATGTATAATTGGCAGTTTAAAGATTGGGGAAATTTTTCGTATAATGAAAGTGTTATCGACCCATATTTGACAGATATTTTATTGAATTTAGGGGAAATCAACGGGCTTTCATCCAATCTTCCTTTTGATATTCAGCAAGAGACTTTAATGAATATTATGATTTCCGAGGCTCAAAAAACTTCTGAAATTGAAGGAGAATTTTTCAGTCGTGAAGATATTTTTTCTTCATTAAAAAAACACATGGGATTTTCTGAAAATCAACTTATAATCAAGGATAAAAAAGCTCAAAATATTGCGAAATTGACCTTAGATGTCCGTAAAAATTTCGCCGAACCTTTGTCGGAAGATTTGGTAAAAAAATGGCATTTTATCTTAATGGAAAATTCATCGTATGTACAAGCTGGTGAATATAGAACAAGTGATGAACAAATGCAGATTGTATCTGGTAAATGGGGAAATGAAACGGTTCATTTTATCGCTCCGCCATCTCATCAAGTGCCGATTGAAATGAAAAATTTTATCAATTGGTATCAAAATTTTAAAACTTCACCAAAAGATGTAAAACAAATTTTGATAAAAACATCCATTGCCCATTTGTATTTTGAAAGTATTCACCCATTTGAAGATGGAAACGGTAGAATTGGTAGAGCTATTATTGAGAAATGTATGTTTGAATGTTTTCAAAATCCATTGTTTATCAGTATTTCAACAGCAATTGAAAACAACAAAAAAGCCTATTACACTCATTTGAAAAAGGCATCGAAAACTTTGGAAATTACCGAATGGATAGTGTTTTTTGTAGAATTGTTTCTCTCGGCACAAAATCATGCTAAAAGCACCATTCAATTGGTGTTGAATAAATCGTCGTTTTTGGACAAACACGCTCTAAATCTTAACGAACGACAATTGAAAGTGGTATTGAAAATGTTTGATTTGGGTTGGCGAAATTTTGAAGGTGGTATGTCTGCCAAAAAATATATGTCTATCACCAAAACTTCAAAAGCTACGGCAACTCGTGATTTGCAAGATATGGTAGCTAAAGGTGTTTTGCAAATGAATGGAAGTGGTAGAAGTATCAGATATTTCCTTGCTGTTGAATAA
- a CDS encoding glycosyltransferase family 2 protein — protein MTDNTTFFSIIIPLFNKEPYIFKTLKSVCNQTFTNFEIIVIDDGSTDKSPDVVKQFNDNRIIYHKIENQGVSIARNTGMQLAKSPYFAFIDADDFWKPNHLQTLFDLIEKFPNAGMYCSRYQTYITDSKFRKNKLIDIDDDYEGYVKDFFKSSWIDRVAHTSSVCIKHKVYEEIGGFDKTLTNGEDLDFWIRIGIKYPVAISNKITSSYYNTLETKSISQMPFIKKTRPNLNKYLEFENNNPSF, from the coding sequence ATGACAGACAATACTACATTTTTCTCAATAATAATACCATTATTTAATAAAGAACCCTACATTTTTAAAACTTTAAAAAGTGTTTGTAACCAAACATTTACAAATTTTGAAATAATAGTTATAGATGACGGTTCTACAGATAAAAGTCCAGATGTTGTAAAACAGTTCAACGATAATAGAATCATCTATCACAAAATAGAAAATCAAGGAGTATCTATTGCACGAAATACAGGTATGCAATTAGCTAAAAGTCCGTATTTTGCATTTATAGATGCCGATGATTTTTGGAAACCAAATCATTTACAAACCTTATTTGATTTGATAGAAAAATTTCCAAATGCGGGTATGTATTGCAGTCGATATCAGACCTATATTACCGACAGCAAATTCAGAAAAAACAAACTGATAGACATCGATGATGACTACGAAGGCTATGTAAAAGACTTTTTCAAAAGTAGTTGGATTGATAGAGTTGCTCACACATCTAGTGTATGTATCAAACATAAAGTATATGAAGAAATAGGTGGATTTGACAAAACTTTGACAAACGGAGAAGATTTGGACTTTTGGATTCGAATTGGAATTAAATACCCAGTTGCTATTAGTAACAAAATCACATCATCATATTACAATACTTTAGAAACAAAAAGTATTTCTCAAATGCCATTTATCAAAAAAACAAGACCTAATTTGAATAAATATCTAGAATTTGAAAATAACAATCCAAGCTTTTAA
- the nusB gene encoding transcription antitermination factor NusB — MQNLYAIKKLNTDAIDVQEKFLVQSMENTKKLYLLMLSALIEIQKKELEYLEVSSQKHLATPEEKNPNKKFVNNAVLQILVNSDSLNNNIEENGIDAFKIHENYITYLRKQIKNSDLYKHYMRNNKNDFSEDQDFIINLYKEIIAPDEKIYEFLEDSKLTWIDDIPIVNTAIVKQLAILKHDKDYFKVAKVFKDDEDKDFGRQLFKKTILNYPELKALYFTKTNNWDIDRVAEMDHILMTMAMCEITKFPSIPVKVTINEYLEIAKEYSTPKSSIFINGILDSTANELREQNAFQKIGRGLME, encoded by the coding sequence ATGCAAAATCTTTACGCGATTAAAAAATTAAACACTGACGCCATCGATGTACAAGAAAAATTCTTGGTACAAAGTATGGAAAATACTAAAAAATTGTATCTCTTGATGCTTTCTGCATTGATAGAAATTCAAAAGAAAGAATTGGAATACTTGGAAGTATCTTCTCAAAAGCATTTGGCTACTCCTGAAGAAAAAAATCCAAATAAAAAATTTGTCAATAACGCTGTTTTACAAATACTTGTAAACTCTGATTCTTTGAATAATAATATTGAAGAAAACGGAATTGATGCATTTAAAATTCACGAAAACTATATTACGTATTTGAGAAAACAAATCAAAAATTCGGATTTGTACAAACATTATATGCGAAATAATAAAAATGATTTTTCTGAAGATCAGGATTTTATTATCAATTTATACAAAGAAATCATTGCTCCTGACGAGAAAATTTATGAGTTTTTGGAAGATAGTAAGTTAACTTGGATCGATGACATTCCTATTGTAAACACTGCCATCGTAAAACAATTGGCTATTTTGAAACACGACAAAGATTATTTCAAAGTTGCCAAAGTGTTTAAAGATGATGAAGACAAAGATTTTGGAAGACAATTGTTTAAAAAGACAATTTTGAATTATCCAGAGTTGAAAGCCTTGTATTTTACCAAAACCAATAACTGGGATATCGACCGCGTTGCAGAAATGGATCATATTTTAATGACTATGGCGATGTGTGAAATTACAAAATTTCCGTCTATACCTGTAAAAGTAACAATTAACGAATATTTAGAGATTGCTAAAGAATATTCTACACCAAAGAGTAGTATCTTTATCAATGGTATTTTGGATTCTACAGCCAATGAGTTGAGAGAACAAAATGCTTTTCAAAAAATAGGAAGAGGTTTAATGGAATAA
- the yajC gene encoding preprotein translocase subunit YajC: MENIQQFLPILLIFGVMYFLMIRPQQKRIKKEKEFESSLKVGDKVITKAGIHGRISEIGADETVILETMAGKLKMEKAAISLEMSQKVQKV; encoded by the coding sequence ATGGAAAACATTCAACAATTTTTACCGATTCTTTTGATATTTGGTGTGATGTATTTTTTGATGATTCGCCCACAACAAAAGAGAATAAAAAAAGAAAAAGAATTTGAATCTTCATTAAAAGTAGGGGATAAGGTAATTACAAAGGCAGGTATTCACGGTCGCATTTCAGAAATCGGAGCTGATGAAACTGTAATTTTAGAAACTATGGCAGGAAAACTAAAAATGGAAAAAGCTGCAATTTCTTTAGAAATGTCTCAAAAAGTACAGAAAGTATAA
- a CDS encoding DUF1573 domain-containing protein, with translation MKKIVILVLALASFTACKKTEDASKKVNEITVDENATVSSEDLPIIEYDTDTHDFGDLKKGDKATHEFKISNTGKSDLVIINASASCGCTVPEKPTEPIKPGESASMKVEFSATAAGVQSKTVSVVSNASNSMTQLTVKANVTE, from the coding sequence ATGAAAAAAATAGTAATTTTAGTTTTGGCTTTGGCATCGTTTACTGCTTGTAAAAAAACAGAAGATGCATCTAAAAAAGTAAATGAAATTACAGTAGATGAAAATGCTACTGTTTCATCAGAAGATTTACCTATAATTGAGTACGATACGGATACTCACGATTTTGGAGATTTGAAAAAAGGAGACAAAGCAACGCATGAATTTAAAATTAGCAATACAGGAAAAAGTGATTTGGTAATCATTAATGCAAGTGCGAGTTGTGGATGTACGGTTCCAGAAAAACCAACAGAACCTATCAAACCAGGGGAGTCTGCATCTATGAAAGTAGAGTTTTCGGCTACGGCAGCTGGTGTTCAAAGTAAAACGGTTAGTGTGGTGTCAAATGCATCAAACTCTATGACACAGCTGACAGTAAAAGCAAATGTAACAGAATAA
- the mce gene encoding methylmalonyl-CoA epimerase → MKLDHIGIAVKKLEISDKLFSKLLNRVPFKTETIVSESVKTSFYHTGESKIELLEPTNEDSPIAKFLNKKGEGIHHIAFEVDDIEKEINRLEKEGFSFVGEKIRIGNNQKRIAFLHPKQSNGVLIELCEKK, encoded by the coding sequence ATGAAATTAGACCACATTGGTATTGCAGTAAAAAAATTAGAAATTTCTGATAAATTATTTTCTAAACTATTGAATAGAGTACCTTTTAAAACTGAAACCATCGTGAGCGAAAGTGTAAAAACAAGTTTTTATCATACAGGTGAAAGTAAAATTGAATTGCTCGAACCTACAAACGAAGATTCTCCTATTGCTAAATTTTTGAATAAAAAAGGAGAAGGAATCCACCATATCGCTTTTGAAGTTGATGACATTGAAAAGGAAATCAATCGATTGGAGAAAGAAGGTTTTTCTTTTGTTGGAGAAAAAATCAGAATTGGAAACAATCAAAAGCGTATAGCTTTTCTACATCCAAAACAATCAAACGGAGTATTGATTGAACTTTGTGAAAAAAAATAA
- the hutI gene encoding imidazolonepropionase yields the protein MTTLFKNIKELIQVREHTTEILKGNQMKELPTIKNAFLLIKDDIIIDYGSMENCPTDYDQCVDITGKMILPTWIDSHTHIVYAGNREQEFVDRINGLSYEEIYNRGGGILNSVAKLRTTSEEELYRDASARLEELIIQGTGVIEIKSGYGLDLESEMKMMRVIAQLKKNYSVAVKATFLGAHALPVEYKNNQAGFVDYICNEMIPVVAKEGLAEYFDAFLETGYFTVEETEKLIIAAHNHGLKSKIHLNQFTAIGGIEMCVKHNVLSVDHLEVVTDEDIQALQKGNTIPVALPTCSYFISIPYTPARKLLDANLPLVLASDYNPGTTPSGNMNFVVATACIKMKMTPEEAINAATYNAAFALELEKEYGSITRGKKASFIITKPLHSFYAIPYNFGSNPIEQVYLNGVSI from the coding sequence ATGACAACACTTTTTAAAAACATCAAAGAACTCATTCAAGTTAGAGAACATACTACCGAAATATTAAAAGGTAATCAAATGAAAGAATTGCCTACGATAAAAAATGCTTTTTTATTGATTAAAGACGATATAATAATAGATTATGGTAGTATGGAAAATTGCCCAACTGATTACGACCAATGCGTAGATATTACAGGTAAAATGATACTTCCTACTTGGATTGATAGCCATACACATATTGTATATGCAGGGAACCGCGAACAGGAATTTGTGGACAGAATCAACGGTTTATCTTACGAGGAAATCTACAACCGTGGTGGTGGAATTTTAAATTCTGTTGCCAAATTACGCACTACTTCTGAAGAAGAATTGTACCGTGATGCTTCGGCTCGATTAGAAGAGTTGATAATTCAAGGGACAGGAGTTATCGAAATCAAATCGGGCTATGGATTGGATTTGGAAAGTGAAATGAAAATGATGCGTGTGATTGCTCAACTAAAGAAAAATTATTCAGTAGCAGTAAAAGCTACATTTTTGGGTGCTCACGCCCTGCCTGTTGAATACAAAAACAACCAAGCAGGTTTTGTAGATTATATCTGCAACGAAATGATTCCTGTAGTTGCCAAAGAAGGTTTGGCTGAATACTTTGATGCGTTTTTGGAAACCGGATATTTTACGGTAGAAGAAACCGAAAAACTCATCATTGCTGCACATAATCACGGCTTGAAAAGTAAAATTCACTTGAACCAATTCACAGCTATTGGCGGTATTGAAATGTGTGTAAAGCACAATGTCCTATCAGTTGATCATTTAGAAGTGGTAACAGACGAAGATATTCAAGCTTTGCAAAAAGGAAACACCATTCCTGTAGCATTGCCTACTTGTTCGTATTTTATTTCAATACCTTACACACCAGCTCGTAAATTGTTAGATGCCAATTTGCCTTTGGTTTTGGCTTCGGACTACAACCCAGGTACTACACCAAGTGGTAATATGAATTTTGTAGTAGCCACTGCTTGTATAAAAATGAAAATGACGCCAGAGGAAGCCATTAATGCAGCAACCTACAATGCCGCTTTTGCCTTGGAATTGGAAAAAGAATACGGCAGTATCACTAGAGGAAAAAAAGCTTCGTTTATCATTACCAAACCATTGCACTCGTTTTATGCAATTCCATACAATTTTGGAAGCAATCCAATAGAACAAGTGTATTTGAATGGGGTGTCAATTTGA